The Candidatus Omnitrophota bacterium genome has a segment encoding these proteins:
- a CDS encoding tetratricopeptide repeat protein yields the protein MRKLLSILIASFLLCAVSARVSQAYWLWTPETKKFVNPKYAVKDSPKEQFEWAMSFYDAKDYERAATEFDKLAKNYEYSEFASKAQYYVGLCYENMGKFYIAFQNYQKAIDNFPHIENMDEIIAREFNIANIYMAKASPKLLGTDIMTSLDRAVEIYRKVVDNAPYGKLADEAQFRMGEALKKSDRYDEAIDAFQRVVDEYQNSKFADRAKYETAYCAYRASLNPEYASEPTDKAIKAFEEFAEANKDDELSKEASKTIQRLKDKAAEKSYRTAKFYESRHKYKSAIIYYEEIINEFPESSFVKEARAKVALLKFKAEKK from the coding sequence ATGAGAAAATTATTATCTATATTGATAGCATCTTTCCTCCTCTGCGCCGTCAGCGCCCGGGTCTCGCAGGCCTATTGGCTATGGACACCCGAGACCAAAAAATTCGTAAACCCTAAATACGCAGTAAAGGACAGCCCAAAGGAGCAGTTCGAGTGGGCCATGAGTTTCTATGACGCCAAGGACTACGAGCGCGCGGCCACGGAGTTCGACAAACTCGCTAAAAATTATGAATATTCCGAATTCGCGTCCAAGGCGCAGTATTACGTCGGCCTTTGCTACGAAAACATGGGAAAGTTCTATATAGCATTCCAGAATTACCAGAAGGCGATAGACAATTTCCCGCACATCGAGAACATGGATGAGATCATCGCCCGCGAGTTCAATATAGCCAATATATATATGGCCAAGGCAAGCCCCAAACTCCTGGGGACCGATATCATGACTTCGCTGGACAGGGCCGTTGAGATTTACAGGAAGGTGGTGGATAACGCCCCGTACGGGAAGCTTGCGGATGAGGCCCAGTTCAGGATGGGAGAGGCGCTGAAGAAGTCGGACCGCTATGACGAGGCGATAGATGCGTTCCAGCGCGTGGTGGATGAGTACCAGAACTCCAAATTTGCAGACAGGGCAAAGTACGAGACCGCCTATTGCGCCTACAGGGCCTCCCTCAACCCGGAATATGCCTCGGAGCCCACCGATAAGGCCATAAAGGCGTTCGAGGAGTTCGCGGAGGCGAACAAGGATGACGAACTTTCCAAAGAGGCATCAAAGACGATCCAGCGCCTGAAGGACAAGGCCGCCGAAAAGTCATATCGGACGGCAAAGTTTTACGAGTCCCGGCACAAGTATAAGAGCGCTATCATATATTACGAAGAGATCATAAATGAATTTCCGGAGAGCTCTTTCGTCAAAGAGGCCAGGGCAAAGGTGGCATTGCTTAAATTTAAAGCGGAGAAGAAATGA
- the rpsT gene encoding 30S ribosomal protein S20, whose product MPREKTAYKELRKARGKHFKNVSTISELHTLTKKFEKLISGKKTDEAKAAIKMLVSKISRAASKGVIHKNAASRKVSRLSKRLSSLAKA is encoded by the coding sequence TTGCCCAGAGAGAAGACCGCTTATAAAGAACTGCGAAAAGCCAGGGGGAAGCACTTTAAGAACGTCTCGACGATATCCGAGCTTCACACCCTTACCAAAAAATTCGAAAAACTCATCTCAGGAAAGAAGACGGATGAGGCGAAGGCAGCTATCAAGATGCTTGTATCGAAGATCAGCAGGGCCGCTTCCAAAGGCGTGATCCATAAGAACGCCGCATCCAGGAAGGTTTCCCGCCTTTCAAAGAGATTATCTTCGCTCGCCAAGGCATAA
- the holA gene encoding DNA polymerase III subunit delta, with translation MVSSNSSVFLFIGKEEYLKERALKKLKDSLFSGPSEALDYKIFYGGETGAAAIIEYAATLPFFSSKRLLVIKGFDDLPKEDRSRLIEYFKKPSRSAYFAVDSASGSILKDFPSAKGLGTVMRFDELTDEELFSWLKRRASSLGKEMHREAIEILKELKGNDLLSLDSEMEKLSLYTGRRSEITAGDVEELVGRSMASSAFEIAEAIGDSDTDRALEISYDLMNGGKKVQEIIGILAWHFKRLLKGKLLQAGGLDGSSLAYEAGVNRKNAAQFLKQVKAFDIKTIESKMGILLEADLDVKRTKFDPALILEFGIMRLCLGERR, from the coding sequence ATGGTGAGCTCAAATTCTTCGGTCTTTTTATTCATCGGGAAAGAGGAGTATCTCAAAGAGCGCGCGCTGAAGAAGTTGAAGGATTCGCTCTTCTCCGGTCCTTCGGAAGCGCTGGACTATAAGATATTTTACGGCGGCGAGACAGGCGCCGCAGCGATCATCGAATATGCAGCTACCCTTCCTTTCTTTTCATCGAAACGCCTCCTGGTCATAAAGGGTTTTGACGATCTTCCGAAAGAGGACAGGTCCCGCCTGATAGAATATTTCAAGAAACCGTCGAGATCCGCGTACTTTGCGGTCGATTCGGCCAGCGGCTCCATACTGAAGGACTTCCCTTCCGCGAAAGGCCTCGGCACCGTCATGAGGTTCGATGAATTGACGGACGAAGAGCTTTTCTCATGGCTTAAACGCCGCGCATCCTCCCTGGGCAAGGAGATGCACAGGGAGGCGATCGAGATCCTGAAGGAGCTTAAGGGGAATGACCTCCTGTCGCTGGACAGCGAGATGGAAAAGTTGTCCCTGTACACCGGCCGGAGGAGCGAGATAACCGCCGGGGACGTGGAAGAGCTGGTAGGCAGGAGCATGGCCTCATCCGCGTTCGAGATAGCCGAGGCCATAGGGGATAGCGATACCGACAGGGCCCTGGAGATATCGTATGACCTTATGAACGGCGGGAAGAAGGTGCAGGAGATAATAGGGATACTCGCCTGGCATTTCAAGCGTCTTTTGAAAGGGAAATTACTTCAGGCCGGGGGGCTGGACGGGTCCTCTCTCGCCTACGAGGCCGGTGTGAACCGGAAAAATGCGGCACAGTTCCTTAAACAGGTAAAGGCCTTCGATATAAAGACGATAGAGTCAAAGATGGGGATACTTCTGGAAGCGGACCTGGACGTAAAGAGGACGAAATTCGACCCCGCGCTCATCCTTGAATTCGGTATTATGCGGTTATGCCTTGGCGAGCGAAGATAA
- a CDS encoding DNA internalization-related competence protein ComEC/Rec2, whose protein sequence is MKRPFVPIAISLILGISFARMWAIPFSWASAAGLLCLIPVLLFSKQKIISRAFLCISVALIGVISYGKFNAIPVDHISRFNSREERTVMVRGTIIDDPVISTTFYSTRRTSFVLEVNGLKGASGFQRASGLVKVDMYKDEKGFGYGDEVVLEGILSPPAGLRNPGLFDYSEYLKNKRIYSVLKVKRSSAAHRLGEDTMDPVRRLAYRVRRWIEGYLDARLERRESGFLKALIVGDRSGLDERTEEDFVKTGTVHILAVSGQNVGFVAGIFLFIFSIFKVPKRLNLALATGAVIFYSFVAGGAPPVARAAITFSIFAAGYLFERESDILNSLAIAAVLILIFNPNELFDPSFQLSFISLAGIILLTPKIEGVLMRPGRPARRASRFYSARVFIIRSVVISIAAWIAIAPVVSFYFNITSPIAVVANIVIVPLVFVIFALSMVFLGFGLIPGLPAAYLSAAMSITEKALFFINGVFAKAPFAYFRTPAPTPYFCIVYYAFFIVLFLSPAVINAGRRPVRRRDILAVILVILNVMVWKDLLPRQKEILEMTFFDAGQGDSTLIELPRGGVFLVDGGSGGEEKFDIGKRVIAPYLWNKKIRRIDAIVVSHLHEDHLGGIIYLMQNFKVGCVIDNGAVPERDKWLYLRYAEIVKAKRIPRVIVGSGDEIDLPGPVRIFVLNPKKEKAVFDSNDNSIVLKIVYGASSVLLCGDVTEKGISDLVSYGDLLRSDILKVPHHAGFPGSENIFRIFFKAVSPGVAIISVGNSVKFKERLNSTVDILTHLGSRCYITKQGGAIRAIINEGGFKIGHFGEEN, encoded by the coding sequence GTGAAACGACCGTTCGTGCCGATCGCGATATCGCTGATCCTCGGCATATCGTTTGCCCGTATGTGGGCCATACCGTTCTCCTGGGCCTCAGCCGCCGGCCTTCTCTGCCTCATCCCTGTCCTTCTCTTCTCTAAACAGAAGATCATCTCTCGCGCGTTTCTCTGCATCTCGGTCGCGTTAATAGGGGTGATCTCCTACGGTAAGTTCAACGCCATCCCGGTGGACCATATCTCCCGTTTCAATTCCCGGGAAGAGAGGACCGTCATGGTCAGGGGTACTATCATCGATGACCCTGTGATCAGCACCACGTTCTATAGTACCAGGAGGACCTCATTTGTGCTTGAGGTGAACGGCCTGAAAGGCGCATCCGGCTTTCAGAGGGCGAGCGGGCTGGTGAAGGTCGATATGTACAAAGATGAAAAGGGCTTCGGCTACGGCGATGAGGTGGTCCTTGAAGGCATCTTATCTCCGCCTGCCGGCCTGAGGAACCCCGGCCTTTTTGATTATTCGGAGTATCTGAAGAATAAGAGGATATATTCGGTCCTCAAAGTCAAAAGATCTTCTGCTGCCCATCGTCTCGGCGAAGATACCATGGACCCGGTAAGGCGTCTGGCTTACAGGGTAAGGAGGTGGATAGAGGGATATCTTGATGCCCGGCTGGAAAGACGGGAAAGCGGTTTTCTCAAGGCGCTCATCGTCGGAGACAGGAGCGGCCTTGACGAAAGGACGGAGGAAGATTTCGTAAAGACGGGTACGGTCCACATCCTGGCGGTGAGCGGACAGAACGTGGGATTCGTAGCGGGCATATTCTTATTCATCTTCAGTATATTTAAAGTACCGAAACGGCTTAACCTTGCGCTGGCGACGGGGGCCGTCATCTTCTATTCGTTTGTCGCAGGCGGCGCGCCTCCGGTGGCCAGGGCCGCGATCACATTTTCCATATTTGCGGCGGGATACTTATTCGAGCGGGAATCCGATATATTGAACTCCCTCGCGATAGCGGCAGTCCTGATATTGATATTTAACCCGAACGAGCTGTTCGACCCGAGTTTTCAGCTCTCCTTTATTTCGCTGGCCGGGATAATATTGTTAACGCCGAAGATAGAAGGGGTATTGATGCGGCCCGGCAGGCCGGCCCGCCGGGCCTCCCGGTTTTACTCGGCGAGGGTGTTCATAATAAGGTCCGTAGTCATCTCGATAGCGGCATGGATAGCGATAGCGCCGGTCGTCTCTTTCTATTTCAACATAACATCTCCGATAGCCGTGGTCGCCAATATAGTCATCGTGCCGCTCGTCTTTGTCATATTTGCCCTCTCGATGGTTTTTCTGGGGTTTGGGCTCATCCCGGGCCTTCCGGCCGCTTATCTTTCGGCAGCCATGAGCATCACGGAAAAGGCGCTCTTTTTTATAAATGGGGTATTCGCCAAAGCGCCGTTCGCGTATTTCAGGACCCCCGCCCCGACGCCATATTTCTGTATCGTATATTACGCGTTCTTTATCGTTCTATTTTTATCCCCGGCCGTCATTAACGCAGGCAGAAGACCGGTGCGCAGAAGAGATATCCTTGCCGTTATCCTGGTCATATTGAATGTCATGGTATGGAAAGATCTGTTGCCGCGCCAAAAAGAGATCCTCGAGATGACATTCTTCGACGCAGGGCAGGGGGACTCGACATTGATAGAACTGCCCCGCGGAGGGGTGTTCCTAGTCGACGGAGGATCGGGAGGGGAAGAGAAGTTCGATATAGGGAAACGGGTGATAGCGCCGTACCTGTGGAATAAGAAGATACGCCGGATAGACGCTATAGTGGTAAGCCATCTTCACGAAGACCATCTCGGAGGCATCATATATCTTATGCAAAATTTCAAAGTCGGCTGTGTGATAGACAACGGTGCCGTGCCTGAGCGCGACAAATGGCTCTATCTCCGGTACGCGGAGATCGTAAAGGCGAAGCGCATACCGCGCGTTATCGTCGGCAGCGGCGACGAGATAGATCTCCCGGGTCCCGTCAGGATATTCGTCCTCAACCCGAAAAAAGAGAAAGCCGTATTTGACTCAAACGATAATTCCATAGTCCTGAAGATAGTGTACGGCGCTTCGAGCGTGCTCCTATGCGGCGATGTCACGGAGAAGGGGATATCGGATCTCGTGTCATACGGCGATCTTCTCCGCTCCGATATTCTGAAGGTCCCGCACCACGCAGGTTTTCCGGGAAGCGAAAATATTTTCAGGATCTTTTTTAAAGCGGTTTCTCCCGGTGTAGCGATCATCAGTGTCGGCAACAGCGTCAAATTCAAAGAGCGCCTGAATAGCACCGTAGATATTTTAACACATTTAGGATCAAGGTGTTACATCACAAAACAGGGCGGAGCGATACGGGCTATCATTAACGAGGGTGGCTTTAAAATAGGCCATTTCGGAGAAGAAAACTAA
- a CDS encoding HD-GYP domain-containing protein, with product MRKSYEAANILLEVSRAISSSLDLETVSEHVLRESAKALRSDHASLFLVDDESGHLLLHKARGFSSDEVANIKILGSWEVINNQLIKKASPIIVNDVHNNALFRKKNLPFFRERLPLKSFLAVPLKKDDVVVGALIVSNKKRPGHLFTGKDQKLLLALSSYIAAALINARLYEKLKEAFIGTVASLTRAIDAKDKYTSGHSERVMEYAVAIAKEMRIEGEALENLRLSSLLHDVGKIGIKESILSKPAKLLGYEKDQMHRHPAIGAKIVEGIYNSGKIIRGILEHHERFDGKGYPAGLKGNGISLAGRIIAVADIFDALTTKRPYHERHSPDSAFSEIRDGSATHFDPKVVGAFVASFTKYPGIWNTADRRR from the coding sequence ATGCGTAAAAGCTACGAAGCGGCTAATATACTGTTGGAGGTGAGCAGGGCGATAAGTTCATCGCTCGACCTGGAGACCGTGAGCGAACACGTCCTCAGAGAATCGGCGAAGGCCCTCAGGTCGGACCATGCGTCATTATTCCTGGTGGATGACGAATCGGGCCATCTCCTGCTGCATAAGGCGAGAGGGTTCAGCAGCGATGAGGTGGCGAATATAAAGATACTGGGGAGCTGGGAAGTGATAAATAACCAGCTCATTAAGAAGGCGAGCCCCATAATAGTCAACGACGTGCATAATAACGCCCTCTTCAGGAAGAAGAACCTGCCGTTCTTCAGGGAGCGGCTCCCTCTTAAGTCCTTCCTGGCGGTCCCGCTGAAGAAGGACGACGTGGTAGTCGGCGCGCTTATCGTCAGCAACAAAAAAAGGCCCGGCCATCTCTTCACCGGGAAGGACCAGAAGCTTCTCCTGGCCCTCTCCAGTTATATTGCGGCCGCCCTCATAAACGCGCGTCTCTATGAAAAGCTGAAAGAGGCCTTTATAGGCACGGTCGCGTCGCTGACCAGGGCCATCGATGCCAAAGATAAATACACCAGCGGCCACTCCGAACGGGTGATGGAGTATGCCGTCGCTATAGCCAAAGAGATGCGTATAGAGGGAGAGGCGCTGGAGAACCTGCGGCTCTCGAGCCTCCTGCACGACGTGGGAAAGATAGGCATAAAAGAGAGCATCCTCTCCAAGCCGGCAAAGCTGCTCGGATACGAAAAGGACCAGATGCACCGCCACCCGGCGATCGGCGCCAAGATAGTGGAGGGGATATATAATTCCGGCAAGATAATAAGGGGGATACTGGAACACCACGAGCGTTTCGACGGCAAGGGATACCCGGCAGGGCTCAAAGGTAACGGGATATCCCTGGCGGGGAGGATCATAGCCGTAGCCGATATCTTCGACGCCCTCACCACAAAGAGGCCGTATCATGAGAGACATTCGCCGGACAGCGCCTTTTCCGAGATAAGGGACGGCTCAGCCACCCATTTTGACCCCAAGGTGGTCGGCGCCTTTGTCGCGTCCTTTACGAAATATCCCGGCATCTGGAACACGGCAGATCGGCGGCGTTGA
- a CDS encoding helix-hairpin-helix domain-containing protein: MFDLVKRELFIVTILSFLLILGFMLAGSRRSGPVIDITIKGFEPDLARAPGRMDGPVPYPAVRIDINKAGPEDLMRLSGVGKTLAERIIEYRSSEGRFMSTEEIKNVRGIGERLFEEMSDEIYVE, translated from the coding sequence ATGTTCGACCTCGTAAAGCGCGAACTTTTTATTGTCACCATCCTCTCGTTCCTGCTCATCCTGGGTTTCATGCTTGCCGGATCCCGGCGGTCCGGTCCCGTTATAGATATAACAATAAAAGGGTTTGAACCCGATCTCGCCCGGGCCCCGGGCCGGATGGACGGGCCTGTGCCTTATCCCGCCGTGCGGATCGACATAAATAAGGCCGGCCCGGAAGACCTTATGCGCCTCAGCGGGGTAGGCAAGACGCTGGCGGAGCGCATAATAGAATACAGGTCTTCGGAGGGACGTTTCATGTCGACCGAGGAGATAAAGAACGTCAGGGGGATAGGTGAAAGACTTTTTGAAGAGATGAGCGACGAAATATACGTCGAGTGA
- the lptE gene encoding LPS assembly lipoprotein LptE: MMDLLKGSFLTVAFILALFVSGCGYTTRSLLPSEFKTIYVENFKNSIRITDEQSDVRMYRGYKPGMERDITKAVIDRFLLDGNLKIRNDEGADIILKGELLDFRREALRYDANDNVEEYRIVLTVNMKLTDSKDGKTVWEEKAFSGETTYRTSGSLARSEDSSINEATKDLARRIVERTVEGW; encoded by the coding sequence ATGATGGATCTTTTGAAGGGATCTTTTTTAACCGTAGCTTTCATCCTTGCGTTGTTTGTATCCGGGTGCGGTTATACCACGAGGTCGCTCCTCCCGTCGGAGTTTAAAACTATCTACGTGGAGAATTTCAAGAACAGCATACGCATAACGGATGAGCAGAGCGATGTGAGGATGTATCGCGGATACAAGCCGGGGATGGAGCGGGACATAACCAAGGCCGTGATAGACAGGTTCCTCCTGGACGGGAACCTTAAGATAAGGAACGACGAAGGCGCCGATATCATCCTGAAGGGAGAGCTCCTCGACTTCAGGAGGGAGGCCCTGCGGTATGACGCCAATGACAACGTTGAAGAGTACCGCATCGTCCTGACCGTTAACATGAAGCTTACGGACTCGAAGGACGGGAAGACCGTGTGGGAGGAGAAGGCCTTCTCCGGAGAGACGACGTACAGGACGTCCGGATCGCTCGCCAGGAGCGAGGATTCGTCGATAAACGAAGCGACAAAAGATCTGGCGCGGCGTATTGTGGAGAGAACCGTTGAGGGATGGTGA
- the leuS gene encoding leucine--tRNA ligase — protein sequence MNEEKTYPFDKIEPKWQKFWRDEGLFKADTDNFKNKYYCLMMFPYPSAALHVGHGRNYIIGDVVARYKMMRGFNVLTPMGFDAFGLPAENAAIKGGMHPKVSTLNNIKTMKRQLNQWGVEYDWDREVISCLPEYYRWTQWIFVKLYENGLAYKKKAFVNWCPSCKTVLANEQVVNGGCERCDTEVAQKELEQWFFRITRYAERLLKDLGKLTEWPDRVKTMQANWIGKSEGVEIDFRIDGSGDILKCFTTRVDTIYGATFMALAPEHPLVEKLIKGVKGEEGILKSIRKMRNESKIDRAQANIEKEGVFTGRHVINPVTGEKVPLWVANYILMEYGTGAIMAVPAHDQRDFEFAKKYGLPVRVVIDDPGSPLDPAVMKEAYVAEGVMANSGEFNGLPSTAAVRKIADHFEKKGFGKRAVQYKLRDWLISRQRYWGAPIPIVYCEKCGTVPVPEKDLPVLLPEDVEFRPTGESPLKFSKSFVNTKCPECGGPAARETDTMDTFVDSSWYYLRYITPRSSDRPFDTAMVDKWLPVDQYIGGIEHAILHLLYSRFIMKFFYDIKAAHFDEPFRNLFTQGMIIKDGAKMSKSKGNVVSPDGLIGEYGADTVRLYTLFIGPPEKDAEWSDRGVEGAYRFLGRVWRLVGRVGILEFGAGRKNKNPGPEEKLRRKTHQTIKKVTEDLDGGFHFNTAISAVMELVNEIYDTLGAGEKSPAVGEGAVREAVEAVVILLSPFVPHIAEELWRSLGKKESIFRAQWPSYDASAMEAKVVTVVIQVNGKLRSKIDVPPDMQKEELREMVLKDPKVLSWIEGKEIKDLIVIPKKLVNIVI from the coding sequence ATGAACGAAGAAAAAACATACCCATTCGATAAGATAGAGCCGAAGTGGCAGAAGTTCTGGCGCGATGAGGGGCTCTTCAAAGCAGATACGGATAACTTTAAGAACAAGTACTATTGCCTGATGATGTTCCCTTATCCGTCCGCGGCCCTCCACGTCGGGCACGGCAGGAACTACATAATCGGCGACGTCGTCGCCCGCTACAAGATGATGCGCGGGTTCAATGTCCTCACGCCTATGGGGTTTGACGCATTCGGGCTACCCGCCGAGAACGCGGCGATAAAAGGCGGCATGCATCCGAAGGTGTCGACACTGAACAATATAAAGACGATGAAAAGACAGCTTAACCAGTGGGGCGTCGAATACGACTGGGACAGGGAGGTCATCTCATGCCTGCCGGAATATTACAGGTGGACGCAGTGGATATTCGTGAAATTATATGAGAACGGGCTCGCGTACAAGAAGAAGGCGTTCGTCAACTGGTGTCCTTCATGCAAGACGGTGCTTGCCAATGAGCAGGTCGTGAACGGAGGCTGCGAACGGTGCGATACGGAAGTGGCCCAGAAAGAGCTGGAGCAGTGGTTCTTCCGCATTACGCGCTATGCCGAACGCCTCCTGAAGGACCTTGGCAAACTTACCGAATGGCCGGACCGCGTAAAGACGATGCAGGCCAACTGGATCGGGAAGAGCGAAGGCGTGGAGATAGATTTCAGGATCGACGGTTCGGGCGATATACTGAAGTGCTTTACAACGCGCGTCGACACCATATACGGGGCCACATTCATGGCCCTGGCGCCGGAACATCCCCTTGTCGAGAAACTTATAAAGGGGGTAAAGGGCGAAGAGGGGATCCTCAAGAGTATACGGAAGATGCGTAACGAGAGCAAGATAGACCGGGCCCAGGCAAATATCGAAAAGGAGGGCGTCTTCACCGGGCGGCACGTCATCAACCCTGTCACCGGTGAAAAGGTGCCCCTCTGGGTGGCAAATTACATCCTGATGGAATACGGTACGGGCGCCATCATGGCGGTCCCGGCACATGACCAGAGGGATTTTGAATTCGCGAAAAAATACGGTCTTCCGGTGCGCGTCGTCATCGATGACCCGGGATCTCCCCTCGATCCGGCCGTTATGAAAGAGGCATATGTTGCCGAGGGGGTCATGGCGAATTCCGGAGAGTTCAACGGCCTGCCCTCGACGGCTGCCGTACGGAAGATAGCCGACCACTTTGAGAAGAAAGGGTTCGGCAAGAGGGCGGTACAGTATAAATTGCGCGATTGGCTCATATCGAGGCAGCGTTACTGGGGGGCCCCCATACCGATCGTCTATTGCGAAAAGTGCGGGACCGTCCCCGTCCCGGAGAAAGACCTGCCGGTCCTCCTGCCGGAAGACGTAGAGTTCAGGCCGACGGGAGAGTCGCCTCTTAAATTTTCCAAAAGCTTTGTAAATACGAAATGCCCTGAGTGCGGCGGGCCGGCTGCGAGGGAGACCGACACGATGGACACCTTTGTCGATTCGAGCTGGTACTACCTCAGGTATATAACGCCGAGGTCCTCCGACAGGCCGTTCGACACCGCTATGGTCGATAAATGGCTCCCGGTCGACCAGTACATAGGCGGCATAGAACATGCCATACTGCATCTGTTGTACTCGCGCTTCATAATGAAGTTCTTTTACGATATAAAGGCGGCGCACTTCGATGAGCCCTTCAGGAACCTCTTCACCCAGGGCATGATCATAAAAGACGGGGCAAAGATGTCGAAGTCGAAGGGCAACGTAGTCAGTCCCGACGGCCTTATCGGGGAATACGGCGCCGATACGGTCCGTCTCTACACGCTCTTCATAGGGCCCCCGGAGAAGGACGCGGAATGGTCGGACAGGGGCGTTGAGGGCGCGTACAGGTTCCTCGGCAGGGTGTGGCGGCTTGTCGGGAGAGTTGGGATCCTGGAGTTTGGAGCCGGGAGGAAAAACAAAAATCCCGGCCCGGAAGAGAAACTGCGCAGGAAGACGCATCAGACGATAAAGAAAGTGACGGAAGACCTGGACGGGGGATTTCACTTCAATACCGCGATAAGCGCGGTCATGGAGCTCGTCAATGAAATATACGATACTCTGGGTGCCGGGGAGAAAAGTCCTGCCGTCGGAGAAGGGGCAGTCAGGGAAGCCGTTGAGGCCGTCGTCATCCTTCTGTCGCCTTTTGTGCCGCACATAGCCGAAGAATTATGGCGATCGCTCGGCAAAAAGGAGAGTATATTCAGGGCGCAGTGGCCCTCTTATGACGCCTCCGCAATGGAGGCGAAAGTGGTGACGGTCGTTATCCAGGTGAACGGCAAATTGAGATCCAAGATAGACGTCCCGCCGGACATGCAAAAAGAAGAACTCCGCGAGATGGTGTTGAAAGACCCTAAGGTCCTTTCGTGGATAGAGGGTAAAGAGATAAAAGATCTTATAGTAATCCCGAAGAAATTGGTCAATATAGTTATCTGA
- a CDS encoding PilZ domain-containing protein, whose translation MDKINQNIDERRKNKRVTFHLPLQYRNLRKIGVTSLGSLTKDISEGGVRFNSSEFISLACRLVVEITLPTSTKPIKAISKVAWIRKLPTTSEYELGNQFLEMSKEDKDLVMNFVNRAVIKNS comes from the coding sequence GTGGATAAGATAAATCAAAACATAGACGAGAGAAGAAAAAATAAACGGGTAACGTTTCATCTGCCGCTTCAATATAGAAATCTGCGGAAGATCGGAGTGACTTCCCTCGGTTCCCTCACAAAAGATATCAGCGAGGGAGGAGTACGTTTTAATTCCAGCGAATTCATATCATTAGCCTGCCGTTTAGTCGTAGAGATAACGCTTCCTACATCGACCAAACCCATAAAGGCGATATCTAAAGTCGCCTGGATAAGGAAGCTTCCCACGACGTCAGAGTACGAGCTGGGGAACCAGTTCCTGGAAATGTCCAAGGAAGATAAAGACCTCGTAATGAATTTCGTGAACCGCGCCGTCATCAAGAACTCCTGA
- a CDS encoding deoxyribonuclease IV, giving the protein MRIGLHVSIAGKIYESLERAHLLGCDTMQIFSRNPRGWDAARLDQGDVVKFRQLKEEYDIRPVVVHIPYIINLASPDGGLYGRSIKAYIDDIKRADALGAEYFVTHLGSHVGSGEAGGIKRFASAVNDIIKEADPKTTILLEVTAGSGSCIGHRLEHIRRIMDGIDRLTHIGVCLDTAHIFAAGYDIKTSRGLKETLDEFDRLIGLKLIKVVHFNDSKAPLGSHVDRHEDIGKGKIGLEALGRIINHPSLKDAAFIMETPKESEKDDMRNLAAARKLVKKGSR; this is encoded by the coding sequence ATGCGCATAGGCCTACATGTTTCGATAGCCGGGAAGATATACGAGTCGCTCGAGCGGGCGCACCTGTTGGGCTGTGACACCATGCAGATATTCAGCCGTAACCCCAGGGGCTGGGATGCCGCCAGGCTTGATCAGGGCGACGTGGTCAAATTCAGGCAGCTTAAAGAGGAATATGACATCCGGCCGGTAGTCGTCCACATCCCGTATATAATAAACCTGGCGTCTCCCGACGGAGGCCTTTACGGCAGGTCGATAAAGGCGTATATAGACGACATAAAGAGGGCGGACGCGCTGGGGGCGGAGTATTTCGTTACCCATCTGGGAAGCCATGTCGGCAGCGGCGAGGCCGGCGGCATAAAGAGGTTTGCCTCAGCGGTAAACGATATAATCAAAGAAGCGGACCCGAAGACGACCATATTGCTCGAGGTGACCGCAGGTTCCGGTTCGTGTATAGGGCACCGGTTGGAGCATATACGCCGTATAATGGACGGCATCGACCGCCTGACGCATATAGGCGTATGTCTCGATACGGCGCACATCTTCGCGGCAGGTTATGACATAAAGACCTCCCGCGGGCTGAAGGAGACGCTTGATGAGTTTGACCGGCTGATAGGGCTCAAGCTTATAAAGGTGGTGCACTTTAACGATTCGAAGGCGCCGCTCGGCTCGCACGTCGATCGCCACGAAGATATCGGCAAGGGGAAGATAGGGCTTGAGGCGCTTGGACGGATCATAAATCATCCGTCGTTGAAAGATGCGGCCTTCATCATGGAGACGCCGAAGGAGTCGGAGAAGGATGACATGCGAAATCTGGCAGCTGCGAGAAAGCTGGTAAAAAAGGGTAGCAGGTAA